In Solobacterium moorei, a single genomic region encodes these proteins:
- a CDS encoding hemolysin family protein — protein sequence MNQAGQYILAIIVLVFFSGLFSAIETAYSVANKIRLKNMYSDGEEKAGEVLKVLENFDRFLVTALIGNNVVNIITATVGTLLFTMWVGTNGPTVSTAVITILVLVFGEITPKSLAKQFPEKVAIYTVGFVKLVQVLLTPITWLMLGWQWIVSKVIHIEEDDPDIADELITMVDEAEKDGDLEEHESDLISAAIEFNDLEVMDVFTPRVDIIAVDVNDPIEKIEEVYRMNSYSRLPVYESSIDHIIGVIHEKDFYELIYRNQTSLRKIVKPVVYTSPNTKISQLLKKLQTNKTHMAVVLDEFGGTDGIITVEDIIEELVGEIWDEHDIVEEFYTKINNTTYLIKGDAEVDDMFDRFDIEDDDEDEGYISVSGWVIYRLGHIPEVGESFDYKNLHVTVTEADQRTVLQVKVTIQETETDKEDE from the coding sequence ATGAATCAAGCAGGACAGTATATTCTAGCGATTATAGTGCTTGTTTTCTTTTCGGGTCTTTTTTCGGCTATAGAAACAGCATATTCTGTAGCGAATAAAATTCGTTTGAAGAATATGTATAGTGATGGTGAGGAAAAAGCAGGTGAAGTATTAAAAGTTCTTGAAAACTTTGATCGTTTTTTAGTCACAGCGTTAATTGGTAATAATGTTGTCAACATTATTACAGCGACTGTAGGTACATTGTTATTTACAATGTGGGTTGGTACAAATGGCCCAACTGTATCAACAGCAGTTATCACAATCTTAGTATTGGTTTTTGGTGAGATTACACCAAAGTCACTTGCAAAGCAATTCCCTGAAAAGGTTGCGATATATACAGTTGGATTTGTAAAGCTTGTACAAGTCTTATTAACACCAATTACTTGGTTGATGCTGGGGTGGCAGTGGATTGTTAGTAAGGTTATTCATATCGAAGAAGATGACCCCGATATCGCAGATGAATTGATTACGATGGTCGATGAGGCAGAAAAGGATGGAGACCTTGAAGAACATGAGTCCGACTTAATTTCTGCAGCTATCGAGTTTAATGATCTTGAAGTTATGGATGTGTTTACACCGCGTGTGGATATTATTGCGGTAGATGTTAACGATCCAATTGAAAAGATTGAAGAAGTATATCGTATGAATTCATATTCACGTTTACCTGTGTATGAGTCATCGATTGACCATATCATTGGTGTCATTCATGAGAAGGATTTCTATGAGTTGATTTATCGCAACCAAACATCTTTACGCAAGATTGTAAAGCCGGTTGTTTATACAAGTCCAAACACAAAGATTTCTCAGTTATTAAAGAAGCTACAAACAAACAAGACACATATGGCTGTTGTCCTAGATGAATTTGGCGGTACTGATGGTATTATTACTGTTGAAGATATCATCGAAGAACTCGTAGGTGAAATTTGGGATGAACACGATATTGTTGAAGAGTTCTATACAAAAATCAATAATACAACATACCTCATTAAAGGTGATGCAGAAGTGGATGATATGTTTGATCGTTTCGACATCGAAGATGATGATGAAGATGAGGGATATATCTCTGTCTCTGGTTGGGTGATTTATCGTCTTGGTCACATCCCTGAGGTTGGTGAATCATTTGATTATAAGAATCTGCATGTCACAGTTACAGAAGCAGAT